From a region of the Lactuca sativa cultivar Salinas chromosome 4, Lsat_Salinas_v11, whole genome shotgun sequence genome:
- the LOC111902166 gene encoding putative zinc finger protein CONSTANS-LIKE 11 has product MKRCELCKSFATIYCESDQASLCWRCDAKVHSANFLVAKHSRCLLCHSCQSPTRWSASGEKLAPATVSICDRCVVDDDGTGTDADDDYDGDEDETDLDDKEIRDVNQMVAWSSTPPPSASSSSGSEEYFRVADRGVSMKRQRQNVADLSFEVDLNCSLRQIKHQKRSSTVTQPAIGGDEAARIHSLPSRSESSVSIISGDNESATAVEKSEATRAVGFDLNSSPWL; this is encoded by the exons atgaagagatgTGAGCTTTGTAAATCTTTCGCCACGATATACTGCGAATCAGACCAAGCTAGTTTGTGCTGGCGCTGTGATGCAAAGGTTCATTCGGCCAATTTTCTAGTAGCTAAGCATTCGAGGTGTCTTTTGTGTCATTCATGCCAGTCTCCGACGCGGTGGAGCGCATCCGGTGAGAAACTAGCGCCTGCAACGGTGTCGATCTGCGATAGGTGTGTCGTTGACGATGATGGAACTGGTACGGATGCTGACGATGATTACGACGGAGACGAAGATGAGACGGATTTAGACGATAAAGAGATTAGAGATGTTAATCAGATGGTAGCTTGGTCATCTACGCCGCCTCCATCGGCATCCAGTTCCTCCGGCAGCGAAGAGTACTTTAGGGTTGCGGATAGAGGCGTTTCAATGAAGCGACAACGTCAGAATGTCGCAGATCTTTCGTTCGAG GTTGACCTCAACTGTTCATTACGGCAAATAAAACACCAGAAACGGTCTTCTACGGTGACGCAACCGGCCATCGGAGGTGATGAAGCAGCACGGATTCACTCATTGCCGTCGAGATCAGAATCGAGCGTGAGTATAATCTCCGGCGATAATGAGTCTGCCACCGCCGTTGAAAAGAGTGAAGCAACGAGAGCCGTTGGATTCGACTTAAATTCATCTCCGTGGTTGTAA